One genomic segment of Lampris incognitus isolate fLamInc1 chromosome 2, fLamInc1.hap2, whole genome shotgun sequence includes these proteins:
- the LOC130106763 gene encoding tubby-related protein 1-like, translating into MSAEKKPKKKKEEVNGTTDAKSNGTEAKPKKTKSKKNEDVSGEESPAIQNGKKVKKKKPEKDKEDPEKEKEKVPKKKTKSVPKKKKSSDTEDDDDNDEDEETPKKKTEKKTTKDSPPASSAKEKKSKSKDDKDSDGKEKKSKSKDKDKKKEPASMFQINGDKDSKSKKKAVKSDSDDSEEETKSSKTKKKASTGSALMFQTGADKDKDKKTKKKGKAEESDESDSEKEDKSKKKKGKGKKKKERAPSPEIEFDNLEEFVMQPAPQGVTVKCRVTRDQRGMDKSLYPTYYLHLDNEKKTFLLAGRKRKKSATSNYLISIDATDLSRGGENFVGKLRSNLMGTKFTVFDNALNPERALPDMSNARQELAGIIYETNVLGMKGPRRMAIIIPGMNKDSDRVPLRPRNDCDGLLMRHQNRRMENLIELHNKTPVWNEETASHVLNFNGRVTQASIKNFQIVHSKDLDYIVMQFGRIADDIFTLDFNYPMCAVQAFAIALSSFDGKIACE; encoded by the exons ATGTCTGCTGAGAAG aaaccaaagaagaagaaggaggaggtgaATGGCACGACAGATGCCAAGTCAAATGGAACTGAAGCTAAGCCCAAAAAAACAAAGAGCAAAAAGAATGAGGATGTGTCTGGAGAGGAAAGCCCTGCCATCCAAA ATGGAAAGAAGGTGAAGAAAAAGAAACCAGAAAAAGACAAAGAAGATcctgagaaagaaaaagaaaaggtgcCAAAGAAGAAAACCAAAAGTGtaccaaagaaaaagaaaa GTTCAGACACAGAAGACGACGATGATAATGATGAAGATGAGGAGACGCCAAAGAAGAAAACTGAGAAGAAGACCACAAAGGATAGTCCCCCTGCGAGTTCAGCCAAGGAGAAGAAATCTAAATCTAAAG ACGATAAAGACTCTGATGGAAAAGAGAAGAAATCTAAGTCAAAGGATAAAGACAAGAAGAAGGAGCCAGCGTCTATGTTCCAGATAAATGGAGACAAAGACTCTAAAAGCAAGAAGAAAG CTGTCAAATCAGACAGCGATGACAGTGAAGAAGAGACCAAGTCGAGTAAGACAAAGAAGAAAGCCAGTACCGGCTCAGCCCTCATGTTCCAGACCGGAGCAGATAAGGACAAAGATAAGAAGACAAAAAAGAAAG GAAAAGCAGAAGAGAGTGACGAATCTGACTCAGAAAAAGAAGATAAATCAAAGAAGAAGAAGGGTAAAGGGAAGAAGAAAAAG GAGAGAGCTCCTTCACCTGAGATTGAATTTGACAACTTGGAGGAGTTTGTCATGCAGCCCGCTCCACAAGGCGTGACGGTCAAATGCCGCGTGACTCGGGACCAGAGGGGGATGGATAAAAGTCTTTACCCCACGTATTACCTTCACCTTGACAATGAAAAAAAG ACgtttttgttggctgggagaaaaCGAAAGAAAAGCGCAACTTCAAATTACCTTATTTCTATTGACGCTACTGATTTATCGAGAGGCGGGGAGAATTTCGTTGGAAAATTGAG GTCAAATCTGATGGGAACTAAGTTCACCGTGTTCGACAACGCTCTGAATCCAGAAAGAGCTCTGCCGGATATGTCCAATGCACGCCAGGAGTTAGCTGGCATCATCTAC GAAACCAATGTCTTAGGAATGAAAGGTCCCAGAAGGATGGCCATAATCATCCCAGGAATGAACAAGGACAGTGACCGAGTGCCTCTTCGACCCAGAAAT GATTGTGATGGTTTGTTGATGAGGCACCAAAACAGGAGGATGGAAAATCTAATTGAGCTTCATAACAAGACACCTGTCTGGAATGAAGAAACAGCATCCCACGTGCTGAACTTCAATGGCAGAGTCACCCAGGCCTCTATCAAGAACTTCCAAATTGTCCACAGCAAAGATT TGGACTACATTGTCATGCAGTTTGGACGAATAGCCGATGACATTTTCACGCTGGACTTCAACTACCCAATGTGTGCCGTGCAAGCCTTCGCCATCGCACTCTCCAGCTTTGACGGCAAAATTGCCTGTGAATAA